Within the Pseudomonas mendocina genome, the region GAAGAACAGGCCAACGCGGTTGATATCCACCACCTTGAGGCTGGCGAACTCGCCCAGCTGGATCTTCGGCTTGAGCGTGGTGGCGATCAGCTTGTCTTCGCTGTCGAGATAGATGAAGACGTTGAGCCAGTCCTCGACTTCGCTCGGCGTGTCTTTGGGGATGTAACGCTTGGGCAGGAGGATTTCGCCATCGGCACCACCGTCCAGATACAGACCGAAGTCGGTGTGCTTGACTACCTGCAAAGAATTCATCCGTCCAATAACGGCCATCGTGTTCCACCTCGCCAAAACAGCCAGCCATTCTACCCGAGTTCCGAGGCATCAGGGCTGGCTGCGCGATCAATCGACAGCCGGTCACCAGACCGCATAAGTATCTGGAAAACAAGCGATAAAGTGTCGCGAAAAACCACTCATGCGCAGCGTTGTGGTAGCTAAAGGGGCGATTACCCAAGCAAGAACAGGCGGGTTGAGGCATAATGGCCGGCCGCCCATCTGAAAGAGATCAAGGTCATGGCCACCCTTCGCGTCAAGTCGTCCGCCAGCAAAGTCAGCAAACCCGCACCTGCCGTGGAAACCCGCGAGTCCATCGAGGCGCAGATCGCTGCCTTCCTCCAGGGTGGTGGCGAGATTCAGCAGATCGCCAAGGGCGTCAGCGGCCAGACTTATGGCGGCACTCGTCAGATCACCATCAGCAAGAAGTGATCGCCTCGGGTGCGCATCGCGCACCCAGCCCCTCCCGCGTTACTCGCTCGCCAGCCCCAGGCGCAGCAACTGCCCCTTCGGCGCATCCGTCAACACGTAGACATAGCCGTCCGGCCCCTGCCGAACATCGCGTATCCGTGCCTTCAGTGGTTCCAGCAGACGTTCCTCATGCACGATCCTGTCGCCGTCGAGCTGCAGACGAATCAGTGCCTGGCCGGCCAGTGCTCCGATGAACAGGTTATGCTGCCAGGCTGGAAAGCGCTTCGCATCATAGAAGGCCATACCGCTGATGGCTGGTGACTTTTCCCAGACATGATGCGGCGCCTCGGTGCCCTCGACCATTTTGCCCTTGGCTTCGGGGATCGGCAGCATCGAGTAGTTGATGCCGTGAGTCGCCAGCGGCCAACCGTAGTTCTTGCCGGCTTCGGGAATGTTGATTTCATCACCACCGCGCGGGCCGTGCTCATGCGTCCACAGGCGGCCGCTCCAGGGGTTAAGCGCTGCCCCCTGCTGGTTGCGATGGCCATAGGACCAGATTTCGTCACGCGCGCCATCACGGGAAACGAAAGGGTTGTCCTCGGGGATACGCCCATCCGGGAGGATACGCACCAGCTTGCCCTGGAGCTTGTCCAATTCCTGCGCAGTTGGACGGTCGTTGTTGTCACCCAGGGCGATGAACAGATGCCCGTCACGGTCGAACACCAGGCGCGAGCCGAAGTGCGTGCCGCTGGACAGCTTGGGCTGCTGGCGGAAGATTACCTCGAAGTTTTCCAGCGCCGACGCATCGGCAGACAGCTTGCCGCGCCCCACCGCCGTTCCGGCAGCGCCGTCGCCCTCTTCGGCGTAGGACAGGTAGACCAGGCGGTCCTCGGCGAAATCAGGCGACAGCACCACATCGAGCAAACCGCCCTGACCGACGGCGAAGACTTCAGGCAGCCCACGCAATGGCGCGGACACCTCACCCTCGGCACTTACCCGACGCAACGCGCCCGGCCGCTCACTGACCAGATACCCCTGGCCATCCGGTAGGAAAGCCACAGCCCATGGGTTGGCCAGCCCTTCGGCGACGGTATGAACGTTCAGCGGGCCCAGCTCTGAAGAAAGCTGCCGGTCTTCGGCGAGGCTGTACTGGGCAGCGAACAGGGCGGTCAGGCCGAGGGCTGCGAGGGGTTTCAGGCGCGGCATGGGGCGTCTCCAGTCGTCAGACAAGCCGGCATAGTGCAACAGGCTTGCGGCCGTGGCAGCCCTACAAAAGTTTCCTCAGGTTTCAGTCCGTCAGATAGCGCTGTTCGATGCGCTGGTAGTCGCCAGACTCGCGCAGCATGCGCAATCCTTCATCGAAGCGCAGCCGCTGCTCGTCCTGGCGAAAGCCGAGGCGGTAAGGCGTTGGAGGGAAGATATCGAACCAGTCGAGTGACTGGGTGATGTCGACCTGATCGTTCACTTCACGATCGAAGTAACGAATGATCCGCTTGTCGCCCACCACCACATCGGTACGACCGCTGTAGAGCAGGCGGTTGCGGTTGATCTGCAGCGCCTCTTCGCGATAGCGCGGGTTGTTCATGGCCATGCGTTCGAATTCAGGCCCGAGCAGCACTCGCGCGCGCTGAAAGGCACTGACGGCATAGTTGCCGAGATCGGCGACCTGTTCGATGCGATAGCCGCGCTTGGCCAGAGCAACGGCGACATTATGGTAGTGGATGTAAACGTCCGAATAGTAAGCCACCACGCCACTACGCTCGTGAGTAGTGGTAATAGCGTCGATCTCGCCACGACGCAGCATCAGATGCAGACGCTCGATCGGCGCGTAGTAGGCGGTCAGTTCGAAGCCGGCATTGTGCGCCGCCCGCTCGACGATCTCGTACTCCAGACCCCGTGGTTCACCTTCGTACACATAAGGCGGCTTGTGCGTACCGAAGCCGACGTGCAGCACCTCTGCTGCAGCCGTCGCGCTCTGGCACGCCAACATCAAGCCCAGCCACCATCTGAACATCGTCTACCCCGCTATCGGACCTGCCAGAGCATAGACGGCCGGCCGCCTTCATAACCAGAGTGGATGCCGGCCGATTCATTCCGCTTTGCCCTATCGCGGCTAGACTGGCTGCACGCATTTTGCGCCCGACTTCAGGAGATCAGACCATGCTCAAAGCCGAATACCAGCATCGCGGCCCGGTGCCCCAGGACGTCATCAGCGCAGTGCCCTTGCAACTACCGGAGCCCGCCGCCGGACAAGTGCGGGTCAAGGTCTTGGCTGCACCGATCAACCCGTCCGACGTGCTGACCCTGACCGGCGCCTACGGCATGCTGCCGCCGCTGCCCGCCATCGGCGGCAATGAAGGCGTCGGCAAGGTCGAGGCACTCGGCGAAGGCGTCAGCAATTTCAAGGTCGGGCAGAACGTGCTGCTGCCCGTGGGCTGTGGTACCTGGGTCAGCGCCATGAACGCCGCGGCAGACAAGCTCATCCCGCTGCCGGATGCAGACCCGCAACAACTGGCCATGCTCACCGTCAACCCACCGACCGCCTCGCTACTGCTCAGCGAGTTCGTCGACCTCAAACCGGGCGACTGGGTGATCCAGAACGCCGCCAACTCCGGGGTGGGCAGCTATCTGATCCAACTGGCCAAGCTGCGCGGCTTCAAGACCATCAACGTAGTGCGCCGCGAATCGGCGGTCGCCGCTGTCGAGGCCGAAGGCGGTGATCTGGTGTTGGTGGATGGCCCGGACCTGGCCAAGCGGGTTCGTGCTGCCACGGGCGGTGCCGACGTACGCCTGGGGATCGACGCGGTCGGCGGGGTCAGCACCGACAACCTGGCTGCGGTCCTGGCCAACGGTGGTGTGCTGGTGAACTACGGCATGATGAGCGGCCAGGCCTGCCAGGTTTCGCCGGCCTCGTTCGTGTTCCGCGACGTCACTCTGCGTGGTTTCTGGCTGGCCAAGTGGTTCCAGCAGGCCAGCCCGGCGCAGCAGATGAAGGTGTTCGGCGAATTGGTGCAGTTGATCGCCAGCGGCAAGCTGAAGACGCGCGTTGCGGCCACCTACGACCTGGCGCACATCAAGGATGCCGTGGCGGCAGCCGCCAGTGGCGAACGTGACGGCAAGATTCTGCTGGTGCCCTAACTCACAGTGATTGGTGCGCACCGCGCCCCCTAGCTCAGAGGTTCACGGCGCCCCTACTCCCCAGGGGCGCCGTTCGCACTCCCCGCCATCAGGCCACCGCAGCCGCGGCCAAATCCTCACGCATACGCAAAGCATCGCTCTGGAAGCAACGCGCCGCCTGCAATAGGGCAAGCAATGTGAGCAGCAGCGCCACGGGGATCAGCAGCATGGCGTCATGCAAACCGGTGGCCTTGAACGCCTCGGTCATTTCACTGGCGCCGGCGGCATGCATCGCAGCCTGCGCGTAATGATCCGACAGCCAACCCACCGCAAGCGGGCCGAGCCCCCCACCCAGCAGATACAAACCGGCGAAGAACAGCGCCATGGCGGTAGCCCGCAGACGTGGCTCGATCACATCCTGGATCGCCGTGTAGACGCAGGTATAGAAGTTGTATGAGAACAGCCAGCCCAGGCTGAACACGGTGATGAACAGCGCCGTATCGATCCGTCCCGCACCCAGCGCCCAGCCGGTGCAGGCACAGGCTACCAGCATGCTGAACGCAGCAAACAGCAGCCGGCCATTGCCCCAGCGCTGGTGCACCTTGTCGGCGATCCAGCCGCCCAGGGTCAGGCCGACCAGGCCGGTAAGCCCGACGATCACCCCGGTAGCCATCGCCGCATTCTGCAATCCCAAGCCGAAGTAACGCTGCAGCATCGGCACCATGAAGGAGTTGCAGGCGTAAGAAGCAAAGTTGAATGCCAGCCCCGCCAATACCAGCCACCAGAAGGTCCGAATCGCCAACACCTTGCGTAGCGGCCTGGCCACCGGCTCGCTGCTGACCTGCATGGTCTCTGCAGCGCCCCGAGCCGGCTCGCGGATGAAAAAGAGGAACAGCGCCAGAACCAGCCCCGGCACGGCCGCGATCAGAAACGGCGCGCGCCAACTGCCGAATGCCTGAACCATGGCGCCTATGGTGAAGAATGCCAGCAGCAACCCCAGCGGCAGACCGAGCATGAAGATGCCCATCGCCCGCGAGCGTTTGTGCGCAGGGAACAGATCGCCGATCAGCGAGTTCGCCGCCGGTGCGTAACTGGCCTCGCCGATACCGACGCCCATGCGAATCAGCAGGAAGCTCCAGAAATTCCAGGCCAGGCCATTGAGCGCCGTCAGGCCGCTCCAGGCTGCCAGGCCCCAACCCATGATCTTGCGTCGCGCGCCGGTGTCGGCCATGCGCCCGAGCGGGATGCCGGCCAATGCGTAGACGATGGTGAAGGCCGTACCGATCAGGCCGAGCTGCAGATCGCTCAGGCTCCATTCAAGGCGAATCGGCTCGATGATGATGGCGGGGATGGTGCGATCGAAGAAGTTGAACAGGTTGGCCAGAAAGAGCAGGAAAAGAATGCGCCAGGCATTCGCGGCTTGCTGATTGGGCTGCACGACAAGGTCTCCCTTTACTGTTGTCCACATCCGGCCTACTGCAGTGGCGCCTACCTTGGCAGCACTGGTCGAACGTTGGTTGAAGCGCAATCTAGAGCCTTTGCCCAAACATGTCTGCGACCATTCGCTTGGTTTATGCAGGGCAATGACGGCAGATACCAATCTGCCTCATATCCTGAAGGAATAAGGCAAAGTGCTTCTTTCCGTGCTAAACCAATGAAGTTGGTCATTTTCTGGCCAATGCCCCACTGACTCGCTAGGTAGTAAGGAGCACGCCTGTTCTTTCCTGATCAGGCGCTCACACCGCCGCACGGCGGGGGGATGACTATGGAAGGACTCTCGATCCGCTTTCTTGTCGACCTGCCCGAACAGGGACGACTCCTGCTCGATTGCCAACACGATCCCTGGCTCGTGGCCCTCTCGTACGTCATCGCCAGCGTCGGCAGCCTGAGCACGCTGACCATCGCCCGCCACCTGGATCAGGTGCAAAGACGCAGCATGCGTCTGGTCTGGGGGCTGCTTGGCGGGCTGTGTCTGGCGGGTGCGATCTGGTCCATGCATTTCATCGGCATGCTGGCGTTCCAAGCCCCCGTCGCCATTCGCTACGACCTCGCCATCACCATTCTGTCGCTGCTGGTGGCGCTGGCTGCTGCCCTCCTGGCTCTCTACTACATGGCCATGCCGCGTCCCGGCCTGAGCCGCCAGTTGCTGGCGGCCGTGATCATCGGCCTGGGCATCAGCGCCATGCACTACAGCGGCATGGCCGCGATCCGCTCCCCGGCACAGGCTTACTACCACAGCGGCCTGTTTACCCTGTCCATCGCCATTGCCATCAGCGCCAGCTTCGCCGCGCTGTTGCTCAACCGCTACGTACGCCATGGCTCGCAGAAGCGCCAACGCTGGATGATGGTTTCCGCGGCGCTGGTGATGGGCGCCGCGATCGCCTCCATGCACTACACCGGCATGGCTGCACTCAATCTGGTGGTGCCGGAAGGCACGCCGCTGCAACTGCGCAGCGCCGACAACAGTGTACAGCTGGTACTGATCGTCGCCTCCATCACCCTGCTCATCCTCAGCCTGAGCCTGGCAGCGGCCTGGATCGGTAGAAAGCTCGATGACAAGGAGCGCGACCTCCAACGGGTCAATACCCTGCTGGTACAGCTCGACCAGGCCAAGGCCTCGCTGGAACAGGTGGCGCATTTCGACCCACTGACCGAGTTGCTTAACCGCCGTGGATTCAATCGGGTTTTCGCCGCCACGCTGGAAGAACACGCGGTGACCGGGCGCACCCTGGCGGTGATGTTTCTCGATATCGACCACTTCAAGCGCATCAATGACAGCCTTGGCCACGATGCCGGTGACGAGCTACTGCGTGTCGTCGCGCAGCGCATTCGCGCGGCACTGCGTGAACGCGACATCATCGCGCGCTTTGGCGGCGACGAGTTCTGCGTGGTCGCCAGCCTCGACAGCAACGCTGACCCGCGCGGGCTGGCTGCGCGCATGCTCGAACAGATGAAGGAGCCGATCAGCCTGGCCGGCCGCAAGATCGTGATGACCACCAGCGTCGGCATCAGCCTGTTCCCGCAGGACGGCAGCAGCGCCGATGAGTTGCTCAAGCATGCCGACCTGGCGCTCTATCAGTCCAAAGGCAGCGGGCGCAACGTGGTGCATTTCTTCAATCCGTACCTGAAGCAGAAAGCCTCGTTCGAGCTGCAACTGGAAGAAGATCTGCGCCAAACCCTGCTGCAGGACAACGGCCTGGTTCTCTACTACCAGCCGATCATCGACCTGCGCAGCGGTGCCCTGAGCAAGCTGGAGGCCCTGGTGCGCTGGAATCATCCACAGCACGGTCTGCTCACACCGGAACGCTTCATTGCCATCGCCGAGGCCAACGGCTTCATCGACCAGCTCGACAACTGGGTGCTGCGCCGTGCCTGTCTCGATCTCAACAGCCTGGAACAGATGGGGTATCCGGGGTTGAAGATCGCGGTCAATTGCTCGGCGCTCAACCTCGCCAATGACCAGTTGCCGGGCCGCATCGAACAACTGCTGAACGCGACCCGCTGCCCCGCTCATTGCCTGGAGCTGGAGGTAACCGAAAGCGCGCTGCTGAGCAACATCAACCGCGCGATCGGCCTGCTGGAAAACATCCGCGCGCTGGGGGTGAGCCTGTCCATCGACGATTTCGGCACCGGTTATTCATCCCTCGCCTATCTGCGTCGCTTGCCACTGGATACGCTGAAGGTGGACCGCTCCTTCATACAGGATGTGGCCAACTCCAGTCAGGACCGCGAGATCGTCCATGCCATCATCGCCATGGCTCATGCCCTGCATCTGAAAGTCGTCGCCGAAGGCGTGGAGACCACTGCGCAGCTGGCGTTCCTGCAGGAGCGCGGTTGCGATCAGGTGCAGGGTTACCTGTTCAGCAAACCAGTGCCGCTGGAGGAAATCGTGACCCTCTTTCCGCCACACTTCCGGCCGCTGGAACGGGTGGCGGCAAGGTTTTGAGCCTTCGCCCCAGAGCAAAGGCTCGCCGCTGAAGCGCCTCCTACAAGCAGCTGTGCAGCCCCTGTGGGAGGGCTTCAGCCGCGACTCAGGCACGTCTCCCACTCAAGCCCTGAACGCCTGCAACCAGCCCAGACTCGCCTGCGTGCCCGCCTCGCCGGGCTTGTATTCAGCCCCCAGCCAGCCGCTGTAACCGCTGTCACGTAAAGCACCGAGCAGCGCCGGGAACGCCAACTCGCCCGTACCTGGCGCGCCACGCCCCGGCACGTCGGCGAACTGCACATGACCAATGCGCCCCGCCAGCAGGCGGATGCCGGCAGCCACGTCCAGCCCCTGGCGCGCCATATGGTAGAGGTCGTATTGCGCCGCCAGATTGGGATGATCGACCGCACGCAACAGCTCATCGAGATGCTCCGGCGTGTTGATCAGAAAACCCGGCATATCGATGGGGTTGATCGCCTCGACCAGCACGCGGATGCCGAGTGCGGCGAATGCCTCGGCACTCTTGCGCAGGTTGGCAACCAGGCAGTCCAGCGCTTGCTCCCGGCTGACACCTTCGGCCAGGCGCCCTGGCAGAACGTTGACGCAGGCCGGGCGCACCATGGCGGCATAGGTCAGCGCCTCCTGCAAAGCGGCATCGAACTCGGCCTGACGCCCCGGCACGGCGGCCAGGCCAGGGCCGCCACTCATCAGGTCGCCAGCCGGCACGTTGATCAGCACCAGCGGCAGGCCGCTGAGCTCCAGCACTTCCTTCAGGGCGATGGACGGCAACTCGTAAGGGAACTGGATTTCCACACCCTCGAACCCCGCGCGCATCGCCGCCAGCACGCGCTCGCGCAGCGGCAGCTCGGTGAACAGCATGGACAGATTGGCGGCGATCTTCATGGACGCTGCTCCCGCAGCAGTTCCACCAGCGTGGCGGGGTCACGCTCCAGATTGCCCTGGCTGCCGTGCAGGCGCATCAGCTGGGCAGCCAGGCCGCTCATGGGGGTGGCGCTGCCTTGCTCGCGCGACAGTTTCACCGCCGTGTCGAGATCCTTGAGCAAGGTGCGCACGTGCCACTTGATCGGCTCGAACTGGCTAGCGGCCATTTGCGGCGCCAGGATCTGCAGCGGCTTGGAGTCGGCGAAACCGCCGGCAAGCGCGGGGGCGATCAGGCTGGCATTGACACCGGCGCGCTCGGCCAGCGCCACCACTTCGGCAATCACCAACGCGTTGCAGGCGACGATCATCTGGTTGCACACCTTGGTCACCTGCCCGGCACCCACTTCGCCCATGCGCGTCAGACGCTGCCCCAGGTGCGCGAGC harbors:
- a CDS encoding hydroxypyruvate isomerase family protein, whose protein sequence is MKIAANLSMLFTELPLRERVLAAMRAGFEGVEIQFPYELPSIALKEVLELSGLPLVLINVPAGDLMSGGPGLAAVPGRQAEFDAALQEALTYAAMVRPACVNVLPGRLAEGVSREQALDCLVANLRKSAEAFAALGIRVLVEAINPIDMPGFLINTPEHLDELLRAVDHPNLAAQYDLYHMARQGLDVAAGIRLLAGRIGHVQFADVPGRGAPGTGELAFPALLGALRDSGYSGWLGAEYKPGEAGTQASLGWLQAFRA
- a CDS encoding substrate-binding periplasmic protein produces the protein MLACQSATAAAEVLHVGFGTHKPPYVYEGEPRGLEYEIVERAAHNAGFELTAYYAPIERLHLMLRRGEIDAITTTHERSGVVAYYSDVYIHYHNVAVALAKRGYRIEQVADLGNYAVSAFQRARVLLGPEFERMAMNNPRYREEALQINRNRLLYSGRTDVVVGDKRIIRYFDREVNDQVDITQSLDWFDIFPPTPYRLGFRQDEQRLRFDEGLRMLRESGDYQRIEQRYLTD
- a CDS encoding PQQ-dependent sugar dehydrogenase, which translates into the protein MPRLKPLAALGLTALFAAQYSLAEDRQLSSELGPLNVHTVAEGLANPWAVAFLPDGQGYLVSERPGALRRVSAEGEVSAPLRGLPEVFAVGQGGLLDVVLSPDFAEDRLVYLSYAEEGDGAAGTAVGRGKLSADASALENFEVIFRQQPKLSSGTHFGSRLVFDRDGHLFIALGDNNDRPTAQELDKLQGKLVRILPDGRIPEDNPFVSRDGARDEIWSYGHRNQQGAALNPWSGRLWTHEHGPRGGDEINIPEAGKNYGWPLATHGINYSMLPIPEAKGKMVEGTEAPHHVWEKSPAISGMAFYDAKRFPAWQHNLFIGALAGQALIRLQLDGDRIVHEERLLEPLKARIRDVRQGPDGYVYVLTDAPKGQLLRLGLASE
- a CDS encoding zinc-dependent alcohol dehydrogenase family protein; amino-acid sequence: MLKAEYQHRGPVPQDVISAVPLQLPEPAAGQVRVKVLAAPINPSDVLTLTGAYGMLPPLPAIGGNEGVGKVEALGEGVSNFKVGQNVLLPVGCGTWVSAMNAAADKLIPLPDADPQQLAMLTVNPPTASLLLSEFVDLKPGDWVIQNAANSGVGSYLIQLAKLRGFKTINVVRRESAVAAVEAEGGDLVLVDGPDLAKRVRAATGGADVRLGIDAVGGVSTDNLAAVLANGGVLVNYGMMSGQACQVSPASFVFRDVTLRGFWLAKWFQQASPAQQMKVFGELVQLIASGKLKTRVAATYDLAHIKDAVAAAASGERDGKILLVP
- a CDS encoding spinster family MFS transporter; amino-acid sequence: MQPNQQAANAWRILFLLFLANLFNFFDRTIPAIIIEPIRLEWSLSDLQLGLIGTAFTIVYALAGIPLGRMADTGARRKIMGWGLAAWSGLTALNGLAWNFWSFLLIRMGVGIGEASYAPAANSLIGDLFPAHKRSRAMGIFMLGLPLGLLLAFFTIGAMVQAFGSWRAPFLIAAVPGLVLALFLFFIREPARGAAETMQVSSEPVARPLRKVLAIRTFWWLVLAGLAFNFASYACNSFMVPMLQRYFGLGLQNAAMATGVIVGLTGLVGLTLGGWIADKVHQRWGNGRLLFAAFSMLVACACTGWALGAGRIDTALFITVFSLGWLFSYNFYTCVYTAIQDVIEPRLRATAMALFFAGLYLLGGGLGPLAVGWLSDHYAQAAMHAAGASEMTEAFKATGLHDAMLLIPVALLLTLLALLQAARCFQSDALRMREDLAAAAVA
- a CDS encoding putative bifunctional diguanylate cyclase/phosphodiesterase gives rise to the protein MEGLSIRFLVDLPEQGRLLLDCQHDPWLVALSYVIASVGSLSTLTIARHLDQVQRRSMRLVWGLLGGLCLAGAIWSMHFIGMLAFQAPVAIRYDLAITILSLLVALAAALLALYYMAMPRPGLSRQLLAAVIIGLGISAMHYSGMAAIRSPAQAYYHSGLFTLSIAIAISASFAALLLNRYVRHGSQKRQRWMMVSAALVMGAAIASMHYTGMAALNLVVPEGTPLQLRSADNSVQLVLIVASITLLILSLSLAAAWIGRKLDDKERDLQRVNTLLVQLDQAKASLEQVAHFDPLTELLNRRGFNRVFAATLEEHAVTGRTLAVMFLDIDHFKRINDSLGHDAGDELLRVVAQRIRAALRERDIIARFGGDEFCVVASLDSNADPRGLAARMLEQMKEPISLAGRKIVMTTSVGISLFPQDGSSADELLKHADLALYQSKGSGRNVVHFFNPYLKQKASFELQLEEDLRQTLLQDNGLVLYYQPIIDLRSGALSKLEALVRWNHPQHGLLTPERFIAIAEANGFIDQLDNWVLRRACLDLNSLEQMGYPGLKIAVNCSALNLANDQLPGRIEQLLNATRCPAHCLELEVTESALLSNINRAIGLLENIRALGVSLSIDDFGTGYSSLAYLRRLPLDTLKVDRSFIQDVANSSQDREIVHAIIAMAHALHLKVVAEGVETTAQLAFLQERGCDQVQGYLFSKPVPLEEIVTLFPPHFRPLERVAARF